A region from the Thalassophryne amazonica chromosome 2, fThaAma1.1, whole genome shotgun sequence genome encodes:
- the uacab gene encoding uveal autoantigen with coiled-coil domains and ankyrin repeats protein isoform X1, which translates to MKSLKYRLKKHEVNITNTDWNKYDDRLMKAVERGEVDKVATVLGKKGVIPTKLDVEGRSAFHLAATRGHLDCLTLMLGHNIDITATDATGKNALHLASRNGQSLCVQKLLQHNCPVGNVDLQGRTALHDAVMAGCSSSLKLLCDSSASVNAADFDGRTPLVLATQMCHPHICQLLLERGADITLRDKQNKTALILGCEYSCKDAVELLLKSGADVKAVDNLDHDPFHYARLSKNQELVALVKSYLDKANREKEAAKQWMRQLSVEMSEAAEDSIRDHIIQDLEMQNENLQETLRKFQQEQRSLLDRVSMLQQQLTQEKMVVKDTQKEKDQLKVLLGAKEEGGRGSETVRVQLRSTLGDYSGQSVIKGKENILVKQAVSLDLDPMPHNPPVSRSLSRPLEKTPTAVPRDLNGELDALRRELEAVRRKQQAAEEETTRLQTALNHKNLECQELVQSRDAIQKQADHQVQELEDALGDVQKRMLDSECKVKQLQAHVVAVKEHLGGQTTEELRAQLQDVKAKYEGASTEVGRVRNRLKQSEKALEEYKSSESQLAAEVEKLNQVLETLTAERDELAETLLDVENQLKEAKTKHVNMVPAAKFDNMKNLLTNAVDEKDRQLAELREDYDRVLEEVAELHQKLDDPLSQRRAGMVSAEEHEGLKKVLEEENVTLKRRLLDVTAKSQVLIQEVEESEEARAVLQEQLDELSSRIEVEFIPVKDHEDSRKNMVNAVEELKDKLVEVGERCGKAEAQVQHLQTERDSMEKNISHLQSVLMRQKSEVEALKSQNADAVKEVECLQKRCEDEENLRLQLSAQSEKLKRSLDIEYVPRHQHEHITTHLSSTLESVQAEKLKLETKEKESGEALRNVMEENHKLKQKLDKVVLEMKTDYVTVKDHKATADKLTAAAVEAENRANEMSAKYEVSKDETLKLTQELEAQKKELDTIQEAIQCRFMPLTAVEEKETSYSAQMKDLTARLLEMEENYNKEKFAGECYKQDKAKLQTELESLQQRFVQREKRTELEEESKDKLEELCLKFTALEQQHKDVILQWAELQDQNALCNTQIQNLQERLKSELTRIATYDSELKALHDAMQGAQADCKKAREAHQEETQKVCALQKELSTLQVHAKAKEALEAELDKLHMELREEEESNAQRAEDVSALQSELLQATQALEELQYKEDQMNQLKKDKQQLQEEVANVSNRLLSLTDECEEAHREAAEAKEGESKARTEMETVRQKGCGIEREVQELKERYDESLSTICELQKRIQASAQQTEAKDKKITELLTDVERLKQALNGLSQLAYTNNAPNKRQTQHIDTLQVQIKSLQQQLADAERQHREVVSIYRTHLLSAAQGHMDEDVQAALLQIIRMRQEFVC; encoded by the exons CTTTCATTTGGCTGCAACACGAGGTCACCTCGACTGTCTCACTCTCATGTTGGGTCATAATATCGACATCACTGCGACCGACGCCACCG GGAAAAATGCGCTTCATCTGGCTTCAAGGAACGGACAGTCTCTGTGTGTGCAGAAACTCTTACAG CATAATTGTCCAGTTGGAAATGTGGACCTACAGGGGAGAACGGCTCTACACGACGCTG TGATGGCCGGCTGCTCCTCCAGCCTGAAGCTTCTCTGTGACAGCAGTGCTTCTGTCAATGCAGCTGATTTT GATGGACGGACACCTCTCGTGCTGGCCACCCAGATGTGTCACCCACACATCTGTCAGCTGCTGCTGGAGCGAGGCGCTGACATCACGCTCCGTGACAAACAAAACAA GACGGCGCTGATTCTGGGCTGTGAGTACAGCTGTAAGGACGCAGTGGAACTCTTGCTGAAGAGCGGCGCTGATGTGAAGGCGGTTGACAACTTGGACCACGATCCATTTCATTACGCTCGCCTAAGCAAGAACCAGGAACTTGTTGCGTTGGTTAAAAGCTACCTGGACAAAGCCAACAGAG AAAAAGAAGCTGCCAAACAGTGGATGCGACAG CTTTCAGTAGAGATGTCTGAGGCAGCTGAAGACAGCATACGAGATCACATCATACAA GACCTGGAGATGCAGAACGAGAACCTGCAGGAGACTCTCAGGAAGTTCCAACAGGAGCAGAGGTCTCTGTTGGACAGGGTCAGCATGCTCCAGCAGCAGCTCACACAG GAGAAGATGGTGGTGAAGGACACTCAGAAAGAG AAGGACCAGTTGAAGGTTTTACTTGGTGCCAAAGAGGAAGGTGGCCGAGGCTCGGAGACGGTCAGGGTCCAGCTCCGGAGCACTCTG GGTGACTACTCTGGTCAGTCGGTTATCAAAG GTAAAGAGAATATTTTGGTCAAGCAAGCTGTCAGTTTGGATTTGGATCCG ATGCCACACAATCCTCCTGTGTCACGTTCACTGTCGCGACCTTTAGAGAAGACCCCAACCGCTGTACCGCGGGACCTCAATGGTGAGCTAGATGCACTCAGACGTGAACTTGAAGCAGTCAGAAGaaaacagcaggcagcagaggaaGAGACCACCCGGCTTCAGACTGCCCTAAATCATAAAAATCTTGAGTGCCAAGAACTGGTTCAGAGCCGAGATGCCATACAGAAGCAGGCTGACCACCAGGTTCAAGAACTAGAGGATGCCTTGGGGGACGTCCAGAAGAGAATGCTAGATTCTGAGTGCAAGGTCAAGCAGCTACAAGCCCACGTGGTCGCTGTCAAGGAACATTTAGGAGGTCAGACCACAGAAGAACTCCGTGCCCAACTCCAGGATGTCAAGGCCAAGTATGAAGGTGCTTCAACTGAAGTGGGTCGGGTTCGTAACCGCCTCAAACAGAGTGAGAAGGCTTTGGAGGAATACAAGAGCAGTGAGAGTCAGCTAGCCGCCGAAGTAGAAAAACTGAACCAGGTGTTGGAAACTCTAACCGCAGAAAGGGATGAACTCGCAGAAACCCTCTTAGATGTGGAAAACCAGTTGAAGGAGGCCAAGACAAAACATGTTAACATGGTACCAGCTGCCAAATTCGACAACATGAAAAACCTCCTGACAAATGCTGTTGATGAGAAAGACCGGCAGCTTGCTGAGCTGAGGGAAGACTACGATCGCGTGCTCGAAGAGGTGGCAGAGCTTCATCAAAAGCTTGACGATCCATTAtcacagagaagagctgggatgGTGTCTGCAGAGGAGCATGAAGGGCTAAAGAAGGTTCTCGAAGAAGAGAATGTGACATTAAAAAGAAGGCTCTTGGATGTGACTGCCAAAAGCCAGGTCTTAATTCAAGAGGTTGAAGAGAGCGAGGAAGCTAGAGCTGTGTTGCAGGAGCAGCTGGATGAACTCAGCAGCAGGATTGAGGTGGAATTTATACCAGTGAAAGACCACGAGGACTCCAGGAAGAACATGGTAAATGCTGTGGAAGAGTTGAAGGACAAGTTGGTGGAAGTCGGAGAACGATGTGGGAAAGCAGAGGCCCAAGTGCAGCACCTTCAGACCGAGAGAGACTCGATGGAGAAGAATATTAGTCATCTCCAGAGTGTCCTGATGAGACAGAAGAGTGAAGTGGAAGCTCTAAAGTCCCAGAATGCTGATGCAGTGAAGGAAGTTGAATGTCTGCAAAAGAGGTGTGAAGACGAGGAAAATCTGCGCCTGCAGCTGTCGGCACAGAGCGAAAAACTCAAACGGAGCTTGGACATCGAGTATGTGCCCAGACACCAGCATGAGCACATAACTACGCACTTAAGTTCCACTCTGGAGAGTGTCCAGGCTGAGAAGTTGAAGTTGGAGACTAAGGAGAAGGAAAGTGGAGAAGCGTTGAGGAATGTGATGGAAGAAAATCACAAGTTGAAACAGAAGTTGGATAAAGTTGTGTTGGAAATGAAAACTGACTACGTAACCGTGAAAGATCACAAAGCTACCGCGGACAAGTTGACGGCTGCTGCGGTCGAGGCGGAGAATCGAGCAAACGAAATGTCGGCAAAGTATGAAGTGTCCAAGGATGAAACCCTGAAGCTCACCCAAGAATTGGAGGCCCAGAAGAAGGAACTGGATACAATACAGGAGGCGATCCAGTGTAGGTTTATGCCTTTGACTGCTGTTGAGGAAAAAGAAACCTCTTACAGCGCCCAGATGAAGGACTTAACAGCCAGATTACTGGAAATGGAGGAAAACTATAATAAGGAGAAGTTTGCTGGAGAGTGCTACAAACAGGACAAAGCTAAGTTACAAACTGAGCTGGAATCTCTTCAACAAAGATTCGTTCAACGTGAAAAACGCACAGAACTGGAAGAAGAGTCCAAAGACAAACTTGAGGAATTGTGTCTGAAGTTCACTGCCCTCGAGCAGcaacacaaggacgtaatacttCAGTGGGCTGAGCTCCAAGACCAGAACGCTCTGTGCAACACGCAGATCCAGAACCTCCAGGAACGTCTAAAATCCGAGCTGACTCGGATCGCAACGTACGACTCCGAGCTTAAAGCGCTCCATGACGCCATGCAGGGAGCACAGGCCGACTGTAAGAAAGCCAGAGAGGCTCATCAGGAGGAGACCCAGAAGGTTTGTGCCTTGCAGAAAGAGCTTTCCACCCTCCAAGTGCACGCCAAGGCCAAGGAAGCCCTGGAGGCCGAATTGGATAAACTTCATATGGAGCTCCGTGAGGAGGAAGAGAGCAATGCTCAGAGGGCTGAAGACGTGTCTGCCCTGCAGTCGGAGCTCCTTCAGGCCACCCAGGCGCTCGAGGAGCTTCAGTATAAGGAAGATCAAATGAACCAGCTGAAGAAGGACAAGCAGCAGCTGCAGGAGGAGGTCGCCAACGTGAGCAACAGACTGCTGAGCTTAACGGATGAGTGTGAAGAGGCTCATCGGGAGGCGGCTGAAGCCAAGGAGGGTGAGAGCAAGGCCAGGACAGAGATGGAGACGGTCCGGCAGAAGGGATGTGGCATCGAAAGAGAAGTCCAGGAGCTGAAAGAGCGGTACGACGAGTCCCTCAGCACCATCTGTGAGCTCCAGAAGAGAATCCAGGCATCAGCTCAGCAGACTGAAGCCAAAGACAAGAAG ATTACCGAGTTGCTGACGGATGTTGAGCGACTGAAGCAGGCGCTGAACGGTTTGTCCCAGCTGGCGTACACAAATAACGCACCCAACAAGAGACAAACGCAGCATATCGACACACTCCAGGTCCAGATCAAGAGCCTACAGCAGCAGCTGGCT GATGCAGAGAGGCAACACAGAGAAGTGGTTTCAATTTATCGAACTCATCTTCTCAGCGCAGCTCAG GGCCACATGGACGAGGACGTCCAAGCTGCCTTGCTACAAATCATCCGCATGAGGCAGGAGTTTGTGTGTTGA
- the uacab gene encoding uveal autoantigen with coiled-coil domains and ankyrin repeats protein isoform X2: MSRWLKCTSTHFNTDWNKYDDRLMKAVERGEVDKVATVLGKKGVIPTKLDVEGRSAFHLAATRGHLDCLTLMLGHNIDITATDATGKNALHLASRNGQSLCVQKLLQHNCPVGNVDLQGRTALHDAVMAGCSSSLKLLCDSSASVNAADFDGRTPLVLATQMCHPHICQLLLERGADITLRDKQNKTALILGCEYSCKDAVELLLKSGADVKAVDNLDHDPFHYARLSKNQELVALVKSYLDKANREKEAAKQWMRQLSVEMSEAAEDSIRDHIIQDLEMQNENLQETLRKFQQEQRSLLDRVSMLQQQLTQEKMVVKDTQKEKDQLKVLLGAKEEGGRGSETVRVQLRSTLGDYSGQSVIKGKENILVKQAVSLDLDPMPHNPPVSRSLSRPLEKTPTAVPRDLNGELDALRRELEAVRRKQQAAEEETTRLQTALNHKNLECQELVQSRDAIQKQADHQVQELEDALGDVQKRMLDSECKVKQLQAHVVAVKEHLGGQTTEELRAQLQDVKAKYEGASTEVGRVRNRLKQSEKALEEYKSSESQLAAEVEKLNQVLETLTAERDELAETLLDVENQLKEAKTKHVNMVPAAKFDNMKNLLTNAVDEKDRQLAELREDYDRVLEEVAELHQKLDDPLSQRRAGMVSAEEHEGLKKVLEEENVTLKRRLLDVTAKSQVLIQEVEESEEARAVLQEQLDELSSRIEVEFIPVKDHEDSRKNMVNAVEELKDKLVEVGERCGKAEAQVQHLQTERDSMEKNISHLQSVLMRQKSEVEALKSQNADAVKEVECLQKRCEDEENLRLQLSAQSEKLKRSLDIEYVPRHQHEHITTHLSSTLESVQAEKLKLETKEKESGEALRNVMEENHKLKQKLDKVVLEMKTDYVTVKDHKATADKLTAAAVEAENRANEMSAKYEVSKDETLKLTQELEAQKKELDTIQEAIQCRFMPLTAVEEKETSYSAQMKDLTARLLEMEENYNKEKFAGECYKQDKAKLQTELESLQQRFVQREKRTELEEESKDKLEELCLKFTALEQQHKDVILQWAELQDQNALCNTQIQNLQERLKSELTRIATYDSELKALHDAMQGAQADCKKAREAHQEETQKVCALQKELSTLQVHAKAKEALEAELDKLHMELREEEESNAQRAEDVSALQSELLQATQALEELQYKEDQMNQLKKDKQQLQEEVANVSNRLLSLTDECEEAHREAAEAKEGESKARTEMETVRQKGCGIEREVQELKERYDESLSTICELQKRIQASAQQTEAKDKKITELLTDVERLKQALNGLSQLAYTNNAPNKRQTQHIDTLQVQIKSLQQQLADAERQHREVVSIYRTHLLSAAQGHMDEDVQAALLQIIRMRQEFVC, translated from the exons CTTTCATTTGGCTGCAACACGAGGTCACCTCGACTGTCTCACTCTCATGTTGGGTCATAATATCGACATCACTGCGACCGACGCCACCG GGAAAAATGCGCTTCATCTGGCTTCAAGGAACGGACAGTCTCTGTGTGTGCAGAAACTCTTACAG CATAATTGTCCAGTTGGAAATGTGGACCTACAGGGGAGAACGGCTCTACACGACGCTG TGATGGCCGGCTGCTCCTCCAGCCTGAAGCTTCTCTGTGACAGCAGTGCTTCTGTCAATGCAGCTGATTTT GATGGACGGACACCTCTCGTGCTGGCCACCCAGATGTGTCACCCACACATCTGTCAGCTGCTGCTGGAGCGAGGCGCTGACATCACGCTCCGTGACAAACAAAACAA GACGGCGCTGATTCTGGGCTGTGAGTACAGCTGTAAGGACGCAGTGGAACTCTTGCTGAAGAGCGGCGCTGATGTGAAGGCGGTTGACAACTTGGACCACGATCCATTTCATTACGCTCGCCTAAGCAAGAACCAGGAACTTGTTGCGTTGGTTAAAAGCTACCTGGACAAAGCCAACAGAG AAAAAGAAGCTGCCAAACAGTGGATGCGACAG CTTTCAGTAGAGATGTCTGAGGCAGCTGAAGACAGCATACGAGATCACATCATACAA GACCTGGAGATGCAGAACGAGAACCTGCAGGAGACTCTCAGGAAGTTCCAACAGGAGCAGAGGTCTCTGTTGGACAGGGTCAGCATGCTCCAGCAGCAGCTCACACAG GAGAAGATGGTGGTGAAGGACACTCAGAAAGAG AAGGACCAGTTGAAGGTTTTACTTGGTGCCAAAGAGGAAGGTGGCCGAGGCTCGGAGACGGTCAGGGTCCAGCTCCGGAGCACTCTG GGTGACTACTCTGGTCAGTCGGTTATCAAAG GTAAAGAGAATATTTTGGTCAAGCAAGCTGTCAGTTTGGATTTGGATCCG ATGCCACACAATCCTCCTGTGTCACGTTCACTGTCGCGACCTTTAGAGAAGACCCCAACCGCTGTACCGCGGGACCTCAATGGTGAGCTAGATGCACTCAGACGTGAACTTGAAGCAGTCAGAAGaaaacagcaggcagcagaggaaGAGACCACCCGGCTTCAGACTGCCCTAAATCATAAAAATCTTGAGTGCCAAGAACTGGTTCAGAGCCGAGATGCCATACAGAAGCAGGCTGACCACCAGGTTCAAGAACTAGAGGATGCCTTGGGGGACGTCCAGAAGAGAATGCTAGATTCTGAGTGCAAGGTCAAGCAGCTACAAGCCCACGTGGTCGCTGTCAAGGAACATTTAGGAGGTCAGACCACAGAAGAACTCCGTGCCCAACTCCAGGATGTCAAGGCCAAGTATGAAGGTGCTTCAACTGAAGTGGGTCGGGTTCGTAACCGCCTCAAACAGAGTGAGAAGGCTTTGGAGGAATACAAGAGCAGTGAGAGTCAGCTAGCCGCCGAAGTAGAAAAACTGAACCAGGTGTTGGAAACTCTAACCGCAGAAAGGGATGAACTCGCAGAAACCCTCTTAGATGTGGAAAACCAGTTGAAGGAGGCCAAGACAAAACATGTTAACATGGTACCAGCTGCCAAATTCGACAACATGAAAAACCTCCTGACAAATGCTGTTGATGAGAAAGACCGGCAGCTTGCTGAGCTGAGGGAAGACTACGATCGCGTGCTCGAAGAGGTGGCAGAGCTTCATCAAAAGCTTGACGATCCATTAtcacagagaagagctgggatgGTGTCTGCAGAGGAGCATGAAGGGCTAAAGAAGGTTCTCGAAGAAGAGAATGTGACATTAAAAAGAAGGCTCTTGGATGTGACTGCCAAAAGCCAGGTCTTAATTCAAGAGGTTGAAGAGAGCGAGGAAGCTAGAGCTGTGTTGCAGGAGCAGCTGGATGAACTCAGCAGCAGGATTGAGGTGGAATTTATACCAGTGAAAGACCACGAGGACTCCAGGAAGAACATGGTAAATGCTGTGGAAGAGTTGAAGGACAAGTTGGTGGAAGTCGGAGAACGATGTGGGAAAGCAGAGGCCCAAGTGCAGCACCTTCAGACCGAGAGAGACTCGATGGAGAAGAATATTAGTCATCTCCAGAGTGTCCTGATGAGACAGAAGAGTGAAGTGGAAGCTCTAAAGTCCCAGAATGCTGATGCAGTGAAGGAAGTTGAATGTCTGCAAAAGAGGTGTGAAGACGAGGAAAATCTGCGCCTGCAGCTGTCGGCACAGAGCGAAAAACTCAAACGGAGCTTGGACATCGAGTATGTGCCCAGACACCAGCATGAGCACATAACTACGCACTTAAGTTCCACTCTGGAGAGTGTCCAGGCTGAGAAGTTGAAGTTGGAGACTAAGGAGAAGGAAAGTGGAGAAGCGTTGAGGAATGTGATGGAAGAAAATCACAAGTTGAAACAGAAGTTGGATAAAGTTGTGTTGGAAATGAAAACTGACTACGTAACCGTGAAAGATCACAAAGCTACCGCGGACAAGTTGACGGCTGCTGCGGTCGAGGCGGAGAATCGAGCAAACGAAATGTCGGCAAAGTATGAAGTGTCCAAGGATGAAACCCTGAAGCTCACCCAAGAATTGGAGGCCCAGAAGAAGGAACTGGATACAATACAGGAGGCGATCCAGTGTAGGTTTATGCCTTTGACTGCTGTTGAGGAAAAAGAAACCTCTTACAGCGCCCAGATGAAGGACTTAACAGCCAGATTACTGGAAATGGAGGAAAACTATAATAAGGAGAAGTTTGCTGGAGAGTGCTACAAACAGGACAAAGCTAAGTTACAAACTGAGCTGGAATCTCTTCAACAAAGATTCGTTCAACGTGAAAAACGCACAGAACTGGAAGAAGAGTCCAAAGACAAACTTGAGGAATTGTGTCTGAAGTTCACTGCCCTCGAGCAGcaacacaaggacgtaatacttCAGTGGGCTGAGCTCCAAGACCAGAACGCTCTGTGCAACACGCAGATCCAGAACCTCCAGGAACGTCTAAAATCCGAGCTGACTCGGATCGCAACGTACGACTCCGAGCTTAAAGCGCTCCATGACGCCATGCAGGGAGCACAGGCCGACTGTAAGAAAGCCAGAGAGGCTCATCAGGAGGAGACCCAGAAGGTTTGTGCCTTGCAGAAAGAGCTTTCCACCCTCCAAGTGCACGCCAAGGCCAAGGAAGCCCTGGAGGCCGAATTGGATAAACTTCATATGGAGCTCCGTGAGGAGGAAGAGAGCAATGCTCAGAGGGCTGAAGACGTGTCTGCCCTGCAGTCGGAGCTCCTTCAGGCCACCCAGGCGCTCGAGGAGCTTCAGTATAAGGAAGATCAAATGAACCAGCTGAAGAAGGACAAGCAGCAGCTGCAGGAGGAGGTCGCCAACGTGAGCAACAGACTGCTGAGCTTAACGGATGAGTGTGAAGAGGCTCATCGGGAGGCGGCTGAAGCCAAGGAGGGTGAGAGCAAGGCCAGGACAGAGATGGAGACGGTCCGGCAGAAGGGATGTGGCATCGAAAGAGAAGTCCAGGAGCTGAAAGAGCGGTACGACGAGTCCCTCAGCACCATCTGTGAGCTCCAGAAGAGAATCCAGGCATCAGCTCAGCAGACTGAAGCCAAAGACAAGAAG ATTACCGAGTTGCTGACGGATGTTGAGCGACTGAAGCAGGCGCTGAACGGTTTGTCCCAGCTGGCGTACACAAATAACGCACCCAACAAGAGACAAACGCAGCATATCGACACACTCCAGGTCCAGATCAAGAGCCTACAGCAGCAGCTGGCT GATGCAGAGAGGCAACACAGAGAAGTGGTTTCAATTTATCGAACTCATCTTCTCAGCGCAGCTCAG GGCCACATGGACGAGGACGTCCAAGCTGCCTTGCTACAAATCATCCGCATGAGGCAGGAGTTTGTGTGTTGA